The genomic segment CTTTCCGTGCCGGCGGCACGCGTCGGCCAGGACCGCGAGCGCGTCCAGCTCGTCGCGGGCCTCGATCCCCTTGGCGCGCAGCTGGATGACGTCGACGTCCGAGCCCAGCACCGCGTCCGCGAACGCGGCGAGGTCGCCCGGGCCGGTCCTGGCGTCGGTGCACAGGTACAGCCGGGCGTCGGCGAACCGCCCACGGACGGTGTTCGGCGTGGTCATGGTGCGCTCCCCCTCGGTACGGCGGGTCCTGCTGCCCTCACGGGCCCGGGCGGACGGCTCTACAGGGCGAGCGCCTGGGCGCGGCGCTTCACCTCGGTCCCGCGGTTCTCCTTCAGCGCCTGGATGGGCGTGCCGGGCAGCGTCGGGTCCGCGGCGAACAGCCACTCCAGCGCCTCTTCGTCGCTGAAGCCGTTGTCCTTGAGGACCGTCAGCAGGCCGGGCAGGCCCTTGACGATGCTTCCCTCGCCGATGAAGTCGGCGGGGACCATCAGGACCCGGTTCTCACCGCGGCGGATCGCCAGGAACAGCTTCTCCTTGATCATCGGGCGGACCCGGGTGATGGGCACACCCAGTCGCTCGGCGACCTCGGGGAGGTTCAGCCAGGAAGGTACGAGGGCATCAATCTTTGCGTCGATCTCGGTCACGGGACAAGCGTGCCATCCCCGACGGGCACCCGCGTACCGGTTCGCCGCCGCCGGGCCTGACGGTTTGACCACAATTGCCGCGCAGACCCGCTTTTGGCCGCTACACGCCGGCGGGGCTGTTGCCCGGAGTGGGCTGTACCGCGGTCTTGAGCGGGACCGCGGGGTCGGCGACGAGGCCCGGGTCGAGGTGGGCGCCGCGTTCGATGAGTTTGCGGCCCTGCGCGAGGTCGCGCGGGCGGCCGACGGCGAGCAGCGCCGCGAGCACCCCGTCCCGCAGCCAGCAGACGGACCAGGCGGGCCCCGTCAGGTCGCCGCGCAGCAGCATGGTGTCGGTGGCGGAGTGGTGCCCCGCGTACTGCACGAAACGGCCGAACTGCTCGGACCAGAAGTACGGGACCGGGTCGTACACCTCGTCGCCGCCCAGCACGTTGGCGGCGGCGGCGCGCGGCCCCTGGACCGCGTTGTCCCAGTGGTGGACGAGCAGCCGCTCGCCGAAGCGCCCGGACGGGAAGGACGCGCAGTCCCCCACCGCGAAGACATCGGCGACGGAGGTCCGCAGCCGGTCGTCCGCCAGCACCGAGCGGTCGGGTCCCAGCGCGACGCCGGAGCCCGCCAGCCAGCCGGTGGCCGGCCGGGCGCCGATGCCGACGACGACGGCCCCGGCCCGCAGCCGCCTCCCGTCGGCGAGCAGCACCGCGCCGGGTTCGACGGCCGCGACCGCGGTCCCGGTGATCAGTTCGGCGCCCGCGTCCGCGTACCAGCCGCGCATGTGGTCGGTGACCGAGCCCGGCAGGACTCCGGCCAGCGGCCGGTCGGCCGCCTCGACGACGGTCACCGCGCAGCCCGCCTGGCGGGCCGCCGTGGCGAACTCGGCGCCGATCCAGCCCGCCCCGACCACGACGACATCGCGCTTCTCGTCGAGCACCGGCCGCAGCTCGGCGGCGTCGTCCAGGGTGCGCAGCATGAAGACGCCCGGGATGCCCTCGCTGCCGGGCAGTGCCACCGGATGGGCGCCGGTGGCGAGCACCAGCCGGTCGTACCGGACCGTTCCCTCGTCGGTGACCACGTGCCGTTCCTCGGGGCGCAGCGCGCTCACGTGCCGGCCGAGCAGCAACTCGACGCCGAGGCCGTTGAAGTCCACGTCGAAGGGCGAGCCCTCGGCCGTGCCGAGGAGTACGGACTTGGACAGCGGCGGGCGGTCGTACGGTGCGTGCGGTTCGGCGCCGAGCAGCGTGATGTCGCCGCGCCACCCCTGTTCCCGCAACGACACAGCGGTCTGCACTCCGGCCATCCCGGCCCCGACGATCACTGCGCGCTCGGCGCTTGGCTGGCTCACACGATCACCGTAACGCCCCGATGATTACCGGCAGGCCACCAGTGCGAAATCCGATCCCCCTGTCTCGCGCTCCCCTCTCGCCCACCCCGTGCTCCCTTACCGCTGCTCGGGCCCGCGTACTAGGGTGGCGGGGCTAACGCACTCGCGGGAGCCCGGACGTACCGGGCTGAGAGGGCGGCTGACCGGCCGCCGACCGTACGAACCTGATCCGGGTCATGCCGGCGAAGGGAGGAGCGGGACACTCATGCATCCATCTCGCCACCGCTACGACGTCCTGGTCGTGGGCGGCGGAATCATCGGACTCGTCACGGCCTGGCGCGCCGCGCAGCGCGGGCTGCGCACCGCGGTCGCCGACCCGGCGCCGGGCGGCGGCGCCGCACACGTCGCGGCCGGCATGCTGGCGGCCGTCACCGAGCTGCAGTACGGCGAGCAGACGCTGCTCGACCTCAACCTCGCGTCGGCCCGCCGCTATCCGTCCTTCGCCGCCGAGCTGGAGGACGCCACCGGGCTGGGCCTCGGCTACCGGCGGTGCGGCACGCTCGCCGTCGCCCTGGACGCCGACGACCGCGCCGACCTGCGTGAACTGCACACCTTCCAGACGTCGCTGGGGCTGCGGTCCGAGTGGCTGTCCGGCCGGGAGTGCCGCCGGCTGGAGCCGATGCTGGCGCCCGGTGTGCGGGGCGGCCTGCGCGTCGACGGCGACCACCAGGTCGATCCGCGCCGGCTGGCCGCCGCGCTGCTGCGCGCGGCCGAACTCGCGGGTGTGGCACTGCACCGGAACTCCGTGACCCGGATCGAGACCGTCAGGGACCACGCCACCGGCGCGGTGCTGGACGACGGCACCGTGCTCGCCGCCGAGCAGACCGTGCTCGCGGCGGGCAGCCGCAGCGGCGTTCTGCCGGGCATCCCCGAGCACGCCCTGCCGCCGGTCCGCCCGGTCAAGGGGCAGATCCTGCGGCTGCGCATCCCGCCCGGCTACGCGCCGTTCCTCTCCCGCACGGTGCGGGCCGTGGTGCGCGGCGGCCATGTCTATCTCGTGCCGCGCGAGAACGGCGAGCTCGTCGTGGGCGCGACCAGCGAGGAACTCGGCTGGGACACCACGGTCACCGCGGGCGGCGTCTACGAACTGCTGCGCGACGCCCACGAGCTGGTGCCGGGGCTCACCGAACTGCCGCTGGTCGAGACCCTCGCGGGGCTGCGCCCCGGCTCCCCCGACAACGCCCCGCTGCTCGGCCGCAGCGCGCTGCCCGGTCTGCTGCTGGCCACCGGCCACCACCGCAACGGTGTGCTGCTGACCCCGGTGACCGGCGACATCATGGCCGAGCTGCTCACGACGGGTTCGGTGCCCGAGTCGGCCCGGCCCTTCTCCCCCGCACGCTTCACGCTTCAGGAGCAGCCCGCATGACCGTCTCCGTCAACGGTGAGGCCCGCGAGATCACCGAGGGCCTGACCCTCGACCGGCTCGTCGCCTCCCTGACCGCCGCCCCCTCGGGCGTCGCCGCCGCTCTCAACGAGACCGTCGTCCCCCGCAGCCGCTGGACCACCACCGCACTCGCCGACGGCGACCGCGTCGAGGTCCTCACCGCCGTCCAGGGAGGCTGATCCCGTGCCGCACCCCCCGCACACGGCCGGTGCCGCCGACGACACCCTGCGGATCGCCGGCGTCCCCTTCACCTCCCGGCTGATCATGGGCACCGGCGGTGCGCCCAGCCTGGAGATCCTCGAACAGGCGCTGCTCGCCTCCGGTACCGAACTCACCACGGTGGCGATGCGCCGCCTCGACCCGGCGACGAAGGGCTCCGTGCTCTCCGTGCTGGGCAGGCACGGCATCCGGGTCCTGCCGAACACGGCGGGCTGCTTCACCGCCGGCGAGGCCGTCCTCACCGCGCGGCTGGCCCGCGAGGCGCTGGGCACCGACTGGATCAAGCTGGAGGTCATCGCCGACGAGCGCACCCTGCTGCCCGACACCGTCGAGCTGCTGGACGCCGCCGAGACGCTGGTCGACGACGGATTCACCGTCCTGCCCTACACCAACGACGATCCGGTGCTGGCCCGCAAGCTGGAGGACGTCGGCTGTGCGGCGATCATGCCGCTGGGGTCGCCGATCGGCTCCGGGCTCGGCATCCGCAATCCGCACAACTTCCAGCTGATCACCGAGCGGGCGGGCGTCCCGGTCATCCTCGACGCCGGGGCCGGCACCGCGTCCGACGTGGCGTTCGCCATGGAGCTGGGGTGCGCCGCCGTCATGCTGGCGTCGGCGGTGACCCGCGCCCAGCAGCCGGTTCTCATGGCGGGGGCCATGCGGCACGGGGTGGCGGCGGGGCGGCTCGCGTTCCGGGCCGGACGCATCCCCCGCCGGCACTACGCCGCCGCGTCGTCCCCCGTCGAGGGCGTCGCCGCGTTCGATCCCGAGCGGCCCGCCTTCAGCGGGGCCTGAGCCCCGGCCCGCTCCAGCCGGCGGATCCGGGTCCCGTGCCGGGTTCCGGTCCGCCGCCTGGAGCGCTCCCACCGGGGCAGACGGTCACGGTTGCGTCCCGGATCGCTACGGGCGGGACACAGTACGGCCGTGTTCGGCGAGACGGGTCGGCGACGGCTCGTAGACTTCCGTGTCGTGGATACGACCCTGCAGGACCCCCTCGTCGGGCAGACGCTCGATGGCCGCTACCGGGTCGAGGCGCGCATCGCCGTCGGCGGTATGGCCACGGTCTACCGGGCTGTGGACACCCGCCTCGACCGTGTGCTCGCGCTGAAGGTGATGCACCCCGGGCTGGCGGCCGACGCCGGTTTCGTCGACCGCTTCATCCGTGAGGCCAAGGCGGTGGCCCGGCTGGCGCACCCGAATGTCGTCGGCGTGTACGACCAGGGCACGGACGGCACGTTCGTGTACCTGGCCATGGAGTACATCGCGGGCTGCACGCTGCGCGACGTACTGCGCGAGCGCGGCGCCCTGCAGCCACGTGCCGCACTGGACATCCTGGAGCCGGTGCTGGCCGCGCTCGGCGCCGCGCACCGGGCCGGGCTCATCCACCGGGACGTGAAGCCGGAGAACGTCCTGATCGGCGACGACGGCCGGGTGAAGGTCGTGGACTTCGGCCTGGTCCGGGCGGTCGACACCAACACCAGCGTGACGACCGGCTCGGTGCTGGGGACGGTCTCGTACCTCGCGCCGGAGCAGATCGAGCACGGCACCATAGACCAGCGCACCGACGTGTACGCCTGCGGCGTGCTGCTGTACGAGATGCTGACCGGCGGGAAGCCGCACACCGGCGGCACGCCGATGCAGGTGATCTTCCATGTGCTGAACGAGGACATCGCCCCGCCGTCCGAGGCCGTCCCCGGGCTGGCGCCCGTGCTGGACGCGCTGGTCGGCCGGGCCGCCGCGCGTGACCCGCAGCTGCGCCCCGCCGACGCCGTGGAGCTGCTCGCGCAGCTGCACACCACCCGTCAGGCGCTGAGCCAGGAGCAGCTGGACCTGGTGCCGCCGCGGGCGGTGCGGGACGCGCAGGAGCCGCAGGACGCCGTTCCGGGCACCGGCTGGCAGAAGGACTCGCACGGCGCGCCGGGCGGCGACGAGGAGCAGACCAGCGTCATCGCCCGGCCGGTCCTGCCGGCCGAGGAGGAGCTCAACCGCACGAGCGTTCTGCAGCTTCCGCCGCCGCTGCCGCCGGTGCCGGCCGGCTCGTCGGGACCGTCGGGACCGGCGGGACACCGTCCGCCCCGGCGCGGACCGCGGCGCGGTGTGCTCGCGGTGATCGTGGCGGCGCTGCTGATCCTCGGGGTCGGGGCCGGCGTCTGGTACATCAGCGACGGCCAGTTCACCAAGGTCCCGGCCGTCCTGGCGCTGCCGCAGGCGGACGCCCAGCAGCGGCTCGACCACGCGGGGCTGCACACGAAGGTCACCACGTCCTTCAGCCTCACCGTCCCCCGCGGCCAGGTGATCTCCACCGATCCCGGACCGGGCCGGCGCGTCCGCAACAACGCCGACGTCACGCTGACGGTGTCCAAGGGGCCGCAGGAGGTCCACGTTCCCGATGTCACCGGCAAGACGCTGGCCGTGGCGCAGGAGCAGATCAAGGGCGCGGCGCTGACGCCGGGCACGGTGACGCAGGAGTTCACGGAGGACGTGCCCAAGGGCGCCGTGATCTCCACGGACCCGCCGGCCGGTACGAAGCGCTCGCCGGACGCCGTCGTGTCGATCGTCGTCAGCAAGGGCGCCGCGGTGGACGTCCCCGACGTGATCGGGGACTCGGTCGCCGACGCCCAGCAGGCGCTGCAGGACGCCGGACTCACCGTCGTGCTCGCCCCGGAGAAGGTCTTCTCGGACGTGGCCGACAAGGACAAGGTGGCCCTCCAGACCCCCGGCAAGGGCGCCCAGGCGGGCGAGGGCGACACCGTCACGATCACGATCTCCCAGGGACAGCAGCTCTTCCCGGTGCCGGATGTGAAGGGCAGGAGCGCGGGCGAGGCCAAGCAGCTCCTCAAGGACGCCGGCTTCGACATCCGGGTGATGCACGCGTTCTTCGGCGACACCGTGTTCAGCCAGTCGCCGGAGGGGGGCGGGCAGGCGCCCAAGGGCGCCACGATCACCGTGTGGGTGCGGTGAACCGCAATCCCGTCGGCGGCCATGTGCACGTGGCGGGCGGCCTCGCGACCGTCGGGCTGGCCAACGCCGAGCGGCTGACGGCCGAGGCCGTCCAGGTCTTCGTGGCCAACCCGCGCGGCTGGGCCACCCCGCCCGGCGATCCGCGGCAGGACGAGCTGTTCCGCGCGGGCCGCGCCGCCGGGTCGGTGCCCGCGTACGTCCACGCCCCGTACCTGATCAACTTCGGCTCGGACACCGCGGCGACGGTCGAGAAGTCGGTGGAGTCGCTGCGCCACTCGCTGCGCAGGGGCCGGGAGATCGGCGCGCTGGGCGTGGTGGTGCACACCGGGTCAGCGACGGGCGGGCGGCCCCGCTCGGCGGCTCTGGCACAGGTGCGGGAGCACATGCTGCCGCTGCTGGACGAGCTCACGCACGACGACGACCCGTGGCTGCTGCTGGAGCCGACGGCGGGCCAGGGCGCCTCGCTCTGCTCGCTGATCGAGGACCTGGGCCCGTACGCCGACGCCCTGGACCGGCACCCGAAGCTGGGCGTCTGCCTCGACACCTGCCACGCCTTCGCGGCCGGGCACGACATGGCGGCGCCCGGCGGGATGAAGCTGCTGCTCGACGAACTGGTGGACACCGTCGGCGAGGGGCGGCTGCGGCTGATCCACGCCAACGACTCCAAGGACGTGAGCGGCGCCCACAAGGACCGGCACGAGAACATCGGGGCCGGCCACATCGGCGCCGAACCGTTCCGCGAGCTGTTCCACCACCCCGCCACCGCCGGGGTCCCGCTGATCATCGAGACACCGGGCGGGCCCGAGGGCCATGCCGCGGACGTGGCGCTCCTGAAGGCGCTGAGGGACGGTCCGCAGGACGGATAACCCCTTACGGGAGTACCCCACAGGGGTATACGGGCGACCGGCGGTCAGAGCTCCGGGCCGTCCCCCGGCTCCTCCTGGTAGGAGTAGCGCTGCTCCGACCAGGGGCTGCCGACGTTGTGATAGCCGCGCTCCTCCCAG from the Streptomyces sp. RKAG293 genome contains:
- a CDS encoding Rv2175c family DNA-binding protein, with amino-acid sequence MTEIDAKIDALVPSWLNLPEVAERLGVPITRVRPMIKEKLFLAIRRGENRVLMVPADFIGEGSIVKGLPGLLTVLKDNGFSDEEALEWLFAADPTLPGTPIQALKENRGTEVKRRAQALAL
- a CDS encoding FAD-dependent oxidoreductase, whose product is MAGVQTAVSLREQGWRGDITLLGAEPHAPYDRPPLSKSVLLGTAEGSPFDVDFNGLGVELLLGRHVSALRPEERHVVTDEGTVRYDRLVLATGAHPVALPGSEGIPGVFMLRTLDDAAELRPVLDEKRDVVVVGAGWIGAEFATAARQAGCAVTVVEAADRPLAGVLPGSVTDHMRGWYADAGAELITGTAVAAVEPGAVLLADGRRLRAGAVVVGIGARPATGWLAGSGVALGPDRSVLADDRLRTSVADVFAVGDCASFPSGRFGERLLVHHWDNAVQGPRAAAANVLGGDEVYDPVPYFWSEQFGRFVQYAGHHSATDTMLLRGDLTGPAWSVCWLRDGVLAALLAVGRPRDLAQGRKLIERGAHLDPGLVADPAVPLKTAVQPTPGNSPAGV
- the thiO gene encoding glycine oxidase ThiO; this translates as MHPSRHRYDVLVVGGGIIGLVTAWRAAQRGLRTAVADPAPGGGAAHVAAGMLAAVTELQYGEQTLLDLNLASARRYPSFAAELEDATGLGLGYRRCGTLAVALDADDRADLRELHTFQTSLGLRSEWLSGRECRRLEPMLAPGVRGGLRVDGDHQVDPRRLAAALLRAAELAGVALHRNSVTRIETVRDHATGAVLDDGTVLAAEQTVLAAGSRSGVLPGIPEHALPPVRPVKGQILRLRIPPGYAPFLSRTVRAVVRGGHVYLVPRENGELVVGATSEELGWDTTVTAGGVYELLRDAHELVPGLTELPLVETLAGLRPGSPDNAPLLGRSALPGLLLATGHHRNGVLLTPVTGDIMAELLTTGSVPESARPFSPARFTLQEQPA
- the thiS gene encoding sulfur carrier protein ThiS yields the protein MTVSVNGEAREITEGLTLDRLVASLTAAPSGVAAALNETVVPRSRWTTTALADGDRVEVLTAVQGG
- a CDS encoding thiazole synthase — translated: MPHPPHTAGAADDTLRIAGVPFTSRLIMGTGGAPSLEILEQALLASGTELTTVAMRRLDPATKGSVLSVLGRHGIRVLPNTAGCFTAGEAVLTARLAREALGTDWIKLEVIADERTLLPDTVELLDAAETLVDDGFTVLPYTNDDPVLARKLEDVGCAAIMPLGSPIGSGLGIRNPHNFQLITERAGVPVILDAGAGTASDVAFAMELGCAAVMLASAVTRAQQPVLMAGAMRHGVAAGRLAFRAGRIPRRHYAAASSPVEGVAAFDPERPAFSGA
- the pknB gene encoding Stk1 family PASTA domain-containing Ser/Thr kinase is translated as MDTTLQDPLVGQTLDGRYRVEARIAVGGMATVYRAVDTRLDRVLALKVMHPGLAADAGFVDRFIREAKAVARLAHPNVVGVYDQGTDGTFVYLAMEYIAGCTLRDVLRERGALQPRAALDILEPVLAALGAAHRAGLIHRDVKPENVLIGDDGRVKVVDFGLVRAVDTNTSVTTGSVLGTVSYLAPEQIEHGTIDQRTDVYACGVLLYEMLTGGKPHTGGTPMQVIFHVLNEDIAPPSEAVPGLAPVLDALVGRAAARDPQLRPADAVELLAQLHTTRQALSQEQLDLVPPRAVRDAQEPQDAVPGTGWQKDSHGAPGGDEEQTSVIARPVLPAEEELNRTSVLQLPPPLPPVPAGSSGPSGPAGHRPPRRGPRRGVLAVIVAALLILGVGAGVWYISDGQFTKVPAVLALPQADAQQRLDHAGLHTKVTTSFSLTVPRGQVISTDPGPGRRVRNNADVTLTVSKGPQEVHVPDVTGKTLAVAQEQIKGAALTPGTVTQEFTEDVPKGAVISTDPPAGTKRSPDAVVSIVVSKGAAVDVPDVIGDSVADAQQALQDAGLTVVLAPEKVFSDVADKDKVALQTPGKGAQAGEGDTVTITISQGQQLFPVPDVKGRSAGEAKQLLKDAGFDIRVMHAFFGDTVFSQSPEGGGQAPKGATITVWVR
- a CDS encoding deoxyribonuclease IV, encoding MGAVNRNPVGGHVHVAGGLATVGLANAERLTAEAVQVFVANPRGWATPPGDPRQDELFRAGRAAGSVPAYVHAPYLINFGSDTAATVEKSVESLRHSLRRGREIGALGVVVHTGSATGGRPRSAALAQVREHMLPLLDELTHDDDPWLLLEPTAGQGASLCSLIEDLGPYADALDRHPKLGVCLDTCHAFAAGHDMAAPGGMKLLLDELVDTVGEGRLRLIHANDSKDVSGAHKDRHENIGAGHIGAEPFRELFHHPATAGVPLIIETPGGPEGHAADVALLKALRDGPQDG